The following proteins are encoded in a genomic region of Paenibacillus sp. FSL R7-0273:
- a CDS encoding anti-repressor SinI family protein, translating into MDKSNQGNDRELQTGDLDLEWVYLMMAARQAGLKAEEIRRFLSERALQAM; encoded by the coding sequence TTGGATAAGTCCAACCAGGGGAATGACAGAGAATTGCAAACGGGTGATCTGGATCTGGAATGGGTGTATTTAATGATGGCGGCCAGGCAGGCCGGCCTCAAGGCGGAGGAGATCCGCCGGTTTCTGAGTGAAAGGGCGTTACAGGCGATGTAA
- a CDS encoding helix-turn-helix domain-containing protein has product MPEHLGNRIHQLRLEKGLSLSELADKADVAKSYLSNVERNIQSNPSIQFIEKMADALQVSIHILLYGEPLEAQETTLDGEWLRLAQEAMASGISKREFKEFLDYQKWRLEQKE; this is encoded by the coding sequence GTGCCGGAACATTTAGGAAATCGCATTCACCAGCTCCGCCTGGAGAAGGGCCTGTCCTTATCCGAACTGGCGGATAAGGCTGATGTGGCGAAATCATACCTTAGCAATGTGGAACGAAATATTCAATCCAATCCCTCTATCCAGTTCATCGAGAAGATGGCCGATGCACTCCAGGTATCTATTCATATCCTGCTGTACGGCGAACCGCTGGAAGCGCAGGAGACTACACTCGACGGTGAATGGTTGCGTCTTGCACAGGAAGCTATGGCTTCCGGAATAAGCAAGCGTGAATTCAAGGAGTTCCTCGATTATCAGAAATGGCGGCTGGAGCAGAAGGAATAG